The Ailuropoda melanoleuca isolate Jingjing chromosome 15, ASM200744v2, whole genome shotgun sequence genomic sequence GGTCACCGGAGGCATGTAGGGAGGAGGCACACATAGAGAAGGAGACAGACTCTGGTCTCCTCCAGTATGTAGGGGTGCCACGGACAAAAAGACAGAGAAGCAGTGGTGGCAGTGGGGCAGGTGGGAAACCAGGGGGGTGTGGTGTCctggaagccaagggaagagggGATTCAAGAAAGGAGCAGCGTGGCCTGCTGGGTCAGAGCAGCTGAAGATGTGGAAGCAAAGGCAGCTGCTGGGTTCGGAGCTGNAAGGAGCAGCGTGGCCTGCTGGGTCAGAGCAGCTGAAGATGTGGAAGCAAAGGCAGCTGCTGGGTTCGGAGCAGGGAGGCCTTCACCGTCCTGGACAAGCACAGGGTCCGTGGTGTCTGGTGGGGATAACCATTTAAAACTCTGTGCAAGTTTTGCAGACATGGTAGAATAGGTAAGTGGGATGGAATGCAGAGGAGAATGGGAGTGTTATAATAGATGGAAGATGTCTGAAAAGATAGAATAAGTAGCAAAGAGCCCCCACGTGCCCACGTCGCAACTAAGAAGCGTGCCATGCAGTGCAAGGCCTCAGTGCACCCTGCAGGAGAGAGTCCTGGGCCTCATTGGTTGAGGCACGGATTGGTCTGAATCCCGTGTTTGCTATTGTCTCGCGTGCTTTAGGGTTTGGGCAGGACCCAGTCCCTCAGCATATATTGTTTTGCGTATTAGTAAAGGGTTCCTAGTGGGACCCCAGTGCAGATTTGCTTGCACAGCGTGGTTGTGAGCGCCATTCGGTCTGACTCAATTCCATAAATGACCTCTAGTCATGCGCGTGAGCAAGGCTGAAGGTGGGACTCTGAAGAGCTTGAAAGGGACTGCTGCCCTagggctccccagcctcccaaGGGACTCTGTAGTGGGGTTGCCAACAGGGTCCCCGGCAGGGAGGAGCcccctggagggggtgggggaagagtgAGACGGTGAGCGAATCCCGGGCCGCGCTCGGGCCCTGGGCCCAGGCTCGGTGCCTGGTGGGGGAGGCCGGCGGGCCCCCCAAGGCTCCCACTGCAGCGTACCCCCTCCAGCCCAAGCCGGGCGCTGCAGGCGCGGACCCCCTCGGAGCGCCCCGGGGCGGGGCCGGCGCTGCTGACCAGTGAGCGAGCGGGGGAGCGCGGCAGCTCCGCCCCTCGGTGTCCGTCCCCCGCCCCCACACGGAAGGCTGCGGAGGGACTCGGAACCCGGTACCGGCCCCGGTACCGGCCCTGCCACGCCCGCGGCACCATGGCCTCTCCTGCGCCGCTGCGCGACTGCCAGGTACGTGGAGGAAGAACCCGGCCGGGCCCCACGGCCCTGGGATGGCCTGGCGCCCGCCGCGGGACAGGACTAACCTGCGCGGGACCCGAGGTCGGCCGGGGAACCGGCCGTGAGGACCTGGCGGATGTCCTGGGCGCAGGAAGGGACCAGAGCACCTTCCCGTGGGACCCGGACCGCGTGTCTCGGCCCCGCGGAGATCCTGGGACCTAAAAAGCATTAGTCCTGGCCTGGCACAGCGGGGACGTCTGCTTGCTTCGGACCCTCCAGGGTAGGGAGCCCAAACccaatttgcagatgaggaaggtgGAGTTCAGGGGACTTGCCCCCCTAGTCATGCAATAGGCAGTCTGCGCTGGGGGAGCAGAAGACATTTCCCCTGCTGGGGGAGTCACAGGTCTGTGAGGCCCTGGTAGGGCACCAAAGGCAGCCGTGAGGGTGAACAGGTCTGAGTCGTGTGATGATGCTGAGAGGAGAGGAGTTGTTTTGGTGGTTGGCAGATAGCCTTGCCAGCCAGATGGAAAGACCACCCTTCCTGCCATGCCCTAGCGCTATACCGCTTTTCTGCCCTCCCAGACCTCTCCCTTCAGCCTTACAGGGACTTCCATGTCCTGTATGTTTGCTTCCCCAGCAGACACTTCACAGTTGCCCCCTACATCCTCtgcagccccatgttgggccaaCCAAGGGTCTGACGAGGATGTTACCAGGAAGTACACAGCTACTTAGAGACCCCTGGGATTTACATCAGGCTCTCCCACCCAGGGCTCAGCTTCCTGTGCCCTGCGCCGTCTATGAAATCCGAGAGTCCGTGCCCTCGAGGCTGGGGCTTACAGAAACCCAGACCGGGTGATGAACTTCTGCATTTGGAGATCTTCCGTGCTTGGGGGTTGGGGTGTATGTTTACGTTTGGAGGATTACATGGGTATTCTCTTCTCGCTGTGTGTAGGCGTGGAAGGATGCGGGGCTCCCACTCTCAACGGCAAGCAACGAGGCCTGCAAACTGTTCGATGCTACCCTGACCCAGGTATGCCTACCGAGCAACGCAGTGGTCTCCGCTCTGAAGGCCCATGgtggggtttttaaaattactgaatgCTTTTAGGtaatacatttttcatgtttaaatgtTCTGGCATCTCCAACAGCTACACTTACTTATGCCACAAAATAAACCGTACTTACGCACGCGAGCAGCTGTGCTCCGCACTCCCATCTCCCACGGTGGGCTTCGATTTCTAGCCAGACGCACATACCATCTGACGTACTCTCCACACAAAGCTGGCGGATGACGACCACGAGCTGGCTCAGTCCTCGAAGCTTCCAAAGCTTTACACCTTTATCAGCACTCCTATTTTATAAGCAGGGAAGCCCGTCAGCCCTGTGGCGACCCAAATCTCCCGGTCAGCTTGGGTATAGTTGGGCGTCTTGGGGACACAAACATGCTTCATCATGCTCTGAAGCCCCACAGCCACCAGCTTGGAAAGTGGTGAGTGCTGTTTTCAATATCATGATGAATTTAGCAACCCGTTACAGTGGAATTTATGTACTCTGGGCCCTGGCTTGGAAGCGTCTTTGCCAACCCATGGCACGGCTGAAAGGTGCCCCCAGCGATGGGTAGGCAGCAGCGGGATGGTTATGATGATCTTGACTGTCCCTGGGCATCCCCCTGTGGCCTGCTGAGGGTTTGATAGGGGGCCTCTCCACTTCAGGCCTGGGGCCCTGTAGTGGAGCTAGTCTTTGAACATATTGCTCTCACCTTGGCTGTTCCGAGACGCTCTGCCATGATACCGGCAATTTCTAACACCAACGAAGGAGCCTATAGTTTTAGAACTAGGAGGGTTTCAGCAGCGAGGTCCAACTGCTCTGACAGGTGGgggagctgaggcccagagagctgagCTGGCTCACGCACTCGGGTGGAGCAGGAGCCGGATGCGCATGGGTCTGTATACGCCGATGGAAAACCAGAGCTGTTCTCCATCACGAGCAATGAGAACATTACCTACTAACTCCACCCACACAACATAAGGACTGAAAAAGCTTCTAGAAACCTAAGTAAGAAGAAACAGCCAGTGAAATGCTATTAGCTTGCCCAAGGGCTCCACTGTGCACATGTGAGCTCTGTTTGTGCCTTTCCTGCACCTTTCGGCCTTGGTAGAGCCCTTGATTTGTTCCACAGCCcggtccacccccacccccgcacggCTGGTGTATATTCTGTCCCGTGGATCAGCGTCTCTGTGCTGTCCTGTGTTAGGGCCTGGGCCTCTGAATCTCTGCACCGTCTCCCCTGTGTCTTAGTTAAAACACACTCAACTAGTTCTGGGTAGATGTAAGTTAGACACCTGATatgacacattttaaaatccagTGCATTATTACggttttaggatttttaaaaaaacgagcattttcatttatttttattttatttattttctattacctAACACGGGGCCCacactcacgaccctgagatcaaacaCCTgcgctgagatcgagagtcagaggcttcatcaactgagccacccaggcgtcccccaaaaTAGGCATTTTTGaacaaagaattagaaacagATCTACCAAATTGTCAAAAATGGCAATGGGGTGAGATTAAGTTTGATCATTGGGCTTTCATGCCTCTTTCTAACTTTTTATCGTAAAtgtttaaagttcttttttggAAGGAATGACTAAAAAGTGGGAAGTTTCCTATTATGGTGCCCGGTTTCAAGGCTCGTCTTATGGCTAAAGAAGCCGCTGTTCTGGGCAGGTCACCTGTCAGGAAGAAGCTTCCTTTAGCTGTTTCTTTTCTGGAAACGGTGACCTGACCCGCTCCAGAAAACATGCCTTCAGCTCTGAGTGTTCCGTCTCTTCACTTGAGACCGACCCAGGTGTGGTCCCTCGGCATTCAGACTGGCAAATCCCGAATTCTCTAGAAAGAAAATCCAGATTAAGACACATGCCTTCCTCAACACGAGCTAAGGACTCCCTGGGGACaactttgttttgccttttctattttAGTATGTAAAATGGACCAACGACAAAAGTCTTGGCGGCATTGAGGGCTGCCTGTCAAAGCTCAAAGCAGCAGATCCAAACTTCGGTGAGTGATGCTGTCCCTGAGTTGAGCCCCGTCTTGTGGGTCCAACACCTCTCTGGTTCCCTGACTGCGAGACTCAGCTGGCATGGGGAGGGCAGGCTGGTGGCAGTGGTCGGGCTGGCATTTGCACggaggcagggcaggaaggcGACAGCCACTGTTGGGCTGGGGAGAGCGGCTGCTTTCATAGAAATGCCGGGTTCCACAGAAGGCATCTTCCTAATTTCTTTCCCTCATTGTTTGTCAGTTCTGCATGGAAGACACCGATCCCATTtctcagaggaggaaagggaatgaGAAATGTATCCAGAATCACCCAGCTGGTAGGGTGGCTGAGATCACATAAGGCTTTCTGTATCTCGGTCCTGCCCCTGGAACACAAGAGGTGGTTACTGCAGCCTTTCAGGACCCTGCTGAGACCTTAGCCACGGAGGCCTAGTGACATCACAGATAAGCCATGTGTGCCACAGGCCTAGGGAGGTCAATCCGGTGCATTCTGGAACCCCAGGAGGGAGGCCCCACGTAGAGTGAGGTTCCAGGCCTGGGTAAGGAcggaggagggcagggcagcaaTCACCACCGCTTTCCAGGTCCTGTTGAGGACAGGGTGCACAGAATGGGGTAAGAAGGAAGCTGAGCCCAGCCTATAGGGGACCAGGGGCCAGGAGTGCTCTCAGGCACGCTGAGCAGACCTCAGGCCCCAGGATAGGAGCAGGGGCCACACGGGTGGTCCCAACACTACACTACAGTTGGGTCCTCGGCCTTGGGCCTGGGCCGGTGAAGGAGTTCCAAAGGCCAGCAGACACCGTGTGTCTGTCAGGCTGGGGGCTAGGAAGCTCAAGTAGGGCCTGGGGGTCTGCAGACCTGCCAGCAAGGCTGCTACAAGGGCCACAGGCATATACTCCcaacccccatcccacccccaagCTCTCCGTGCACGGGAGTAGCTCAGACCCACTGTGTTCCAGAGACCAGCCCCCAGCACTGGATCATCTGCTGAGCACTTTGCTGGAGTCTCTGTGTGGGTGGTAGTGAGTGGCAGCTGATGAGGGAAATTAGGGGTAGAGGGCCACGGGAGCCCACAGGCAGCCCCTAACCAGTTCACCCAGTGAAGAGGGGGAAGACGCTGTAGACACTGGCCCTCACCACAGCGCCCTTGTTAGAAAAACACTGGTGGAGGCGCAGAAGGCTTTGGGGATTGCTGCTCCTccgtgtgtgtggtgaggggcCCTGCTGAGCTCCTGACTGTCGCGGGGGCCCAGCACACATTGCACTAGCCGCCTGGCTTGGCCCTCCTGGGACGGGGGGTGTTGATCTCACACTCTGGCCGGGCCGGGCGGGACAGGGCCGGGTGGGGCAGGGCCATCTGAATCACCAGTTGCTCTCCGACCTTTCACCAGCGATGGGCCACGCCATCTCTAATGGCCTCGTGCTGATCGGCACCGGCAGCTCTGTGAGGCTGGACAGGGAGCTGGACCTGGCTGTGAAGACGATGGTGGACGTTGCCCAAGCACAGCCGCTGACGCAGCGGGAGCAGCTGCACGTGTCTGCAGTGGAGACCTTTGCCAAGGGGTGAGGGCCTCCCTGGCCGGGCGGCACCCTAAGACCGCATGGGGCGATGCTACGGGCTGCCCGACGCCCGCGGGAAGGAGGGCTTGGGGATGGTTCACACCCTGGCATCCGCAGCCgtctccctgcctgctgctctatCTTCACCTGACTGCAGAAGGAGGAGACAGTCGGCTAGGATTTCCAATCTAGCCTTCAAAGCACCTTACTTTATCTCTTTAGCTGAGTTGGTTATTATGTTTGTTACAGAAATAATAGGACCACGTTACAGAAATAcataagagagaagaaagcactCACCCTATGCTCATTGCCCTAACACACCCTCGTGAGCGTTTGCTCATACCCTTCCAGGTTGTCCCCTGCCTCCACTGTCTCCACAGTGgtcgcccccccccaccccgtgtatGGGTGTCGTGATCCTGGATCCCCTCTCCGGGACAGCCCCTACGTCTGCTCAGGCAGGGGAGATGCCCCGCACAGCTAGGTGACCTGAGCGGATGGCACAGTAACCACGCTGTGCCTGGCCCTTCCTACTGGGTCGGTGCCAGTGGTCAGCCCGGGGTGGGCTTGCCCCCTACAGACTTCCTGCAGCTAGTTCGCTGGCTCAGGAAAATTGTCTTTGGCAACCTGTTGAACcagttttttggttggtttgaaTTCCAGACTAAAGCTTCCCACTGGTTTTTCAGTTTCACGAGCCACAACCTAACATAGAAccttttgtgtgtgggtgtgtataaaatattctctctctatTTCTATTTGCTCTCTGCCCGCACCTcggtctctccctccctctttctcccctcccctctttatatattatatatatttcgaCTGAACCAGTTCAGACTCTGCCCAGAAGCGAGGCCGTTTCACGCTTCACGTGGATGAATTACACGTTCAGTGCTGCTGAGAAATCTCTCTTTGGCTTTCAGGAACTTTTCCAGAGCCTGTGAACTGTGGGAACAGATTCTCTGGGACCACCCAACAGACATGTTAGCCCTAAAATTTTCCCACGATGCTTATTTTTACCTGGGCTACCAGGAACAGATGCGAGATTCTGTGGCTCGAATTTACCCCTTCTGGACCCCCAGCATTCCCCTGAGCAGGTACGCGCCAGTTGGAAATCACAtcgtttctttcttttctttttttttttttaagattttatttatttatttgacacagagagacagccagcgagagagggaacacaagcagggggagtgggagagtaagaagcaggctcccagcggaggagcctgatgtggggctcgatcccagaatgccgggatcacgccctgagccgaaggcagacgcttaacgactgagccacccaggcgcccctgcatcgtttctttcttcttctctctcctccaccctgaAACCATGGCAACGGTCCTGGCCCTGCCCTAAAAATACTGANatggtttctttcttcttctctctcctccaccctgaAACCATGGCAACGGTCCTGGCCCTGCCCTAAAAATACTGAGCCTCCTGCGGCTGTTCTCCTCATCCTTGAAAGTGAAAAGATCTCTCCTTTTGCTCGTCATCCCATCCCATCTCGCCAGTGAGGCGGTACCGTGTGTATCGGTCAGCCCAGGGTAGTTTCTGCCGCAGTAACAAACATCCTTGAGATCTGACTCTGCAAAGGCTCGTTTCTCACACATACTACACACCTGTCTTGGGAGGGCTGAGGGCCCTGCACCCTGTCCTTGTCTCCCTCCTGCATCAGGGACCCAGTGGATCTCGTAGGTCactgagggagagaagagggcacCCCGGGGGACCCACAGTGGCAGGGCTCAGAGAGGAAGGGACGTGCTCTGTCCCTTCCAAGTCATTGGCCGGAGCTGGTCACCCACCCACGGGAGGCCGGGAATGCAGCTCTGCTCTGTGCTcgggaggagagggaggcccGGCATACCTGAGCCACCCTAGTGACCGACCACCACACAGAATGGCCTCCATTGTGTCTAATCacaggatgggggcgcctgggtggctcagtcagtgaagcgtctgcctttggctcaggcaggtcatggtcccagggtcctgggatcgagtctgccattgggctccctgctcagtggggagcctggttctccttcTACCCCACCCCGCattcatgatctctctctctctctctcactctgtctctcaagtaaataaaatctccaaataaAAACCTCACAGGATGGTTGTGAAGGTCAGACGGACTCATGGGTTGGAGAGCTGTGTTAGTTAGGATTCtgtaagaaacagaacaaagagggtatgaatatttatagctgtatcatttacatatatgtacatgggGGGAGATGGGTTGATTTTAAGGAATCGGCTCATGAAGTTACAGGGATTGGCAAGGAAGTCTGAAATCCACAGCCCGCGCCAGCAGTCTGGGGAGTCAGGCAGGGTTTCTTATTTGAGCTCTGGAcgcagaattccttcttctggGGACCACACTCCTTTCTCTTACATCTTCAACGGATTGGGTGAGGTCCACCCATATTACGGAGGAAAATGTGCTTTACTCAGAGTCTACAGATTTAAATCTTAATCACATCTGAGAAATACCTTCATGGAAGCATCTAGACAGTGTCTGACCAAACTCCTGGGTACCATAGCCCAGCCAAGTTGGTATGTAAGATTACCCATCACAAAAGCCTAACAATACTGGGCAAACCATGAGCATTCCGTACAAGTGTAAATGCTGAAGGTTAAATGACTCCAAtcaatatttaaaggaaatatttaaatatttaaaagacacctataaatatttaagagaaatatttgaatatttgaaagaaataaacatttgaaagaaaGGTCTGGAAGCCAGTGCACTAGGATGCGGCTTTTATGAATAATGAGAGCTAGACTTTGTAATGCGTGGTAGTAAAGATAACATCTGAGCCACAAACAGGAACTCCGTAGCTCTATCTTGTTTTCCCATAATCCCACAAAACTGCTGGAAAGAACGCTGCTTGCAGCCCGGTGCTCCATGCCAGTGATTACAGTTGAGAAATCGTAGCGCGCTTCTCTTCGGGGAGTGTCTTCAGGCTCATCCCTGGCTGGGCCCAGGCCAAGAGCGAGCTGGACAGACGGGTCCCAGCCTGCagctgctgggcctggggaggggctgtccAGTGAGTGCAGGCTCAGGCCGGGCTGGGCGCGGGTGGTGTGCCCCAGCCTGCACTCACAGCGGCTTCCCACGGAGGTGTCCTGGGCTCTGCCTCTAAGGGGGAGCCACCAGCCGNACACCTCTGCCTCTAAGGGGGAGCCACCAGCCGGACGGGAAGGAGAGGGCCCCCGTATCCTCAGGGAGGCAGTGCGTTGACGGGGGTTACGGTGCGAGTCGCAGAGGGACCTGCTGTAGAGACGGGGTTTGGGGGTCAGGTGATGAAGGTCACGGCGCTGCTCACCAGCCAGAGCAGCCAGCTGTTGGGAAGCACGGTGCCCGGGGTGGTGCCTGGCCCGGGGCGACCCCTGGCTGGTGCTGGGGCCGGGGTCtgtctcctggggctgctgtaaccaGGCCACACAAGAACGGGGCAGCTTAAAACGACAGACATTCATgctctcagagttctggagacCACAAGCCAGAAAGGAAGGCGTCCGCAGGGCCGTGCTCCCCCCCAAGGGCTCTAGGGGAGAGCCCTTCCTCGCCTCTCCTTAGCGTCTGGCGGTAGCTGGCAGGCCTTGGTGCTCCTTGGCCTGTGTTCCTGCGGCTccatcctgtgtgtgtgtgtgtgtgtgtatgtgtgtgtgtgtgtgtgcgcatgtgcgtgTTCAagtcctcctctcctttctcttgaaAGGACACcggtcattggatttagggcccgcCCTCTCCCTGCAGGACTTCATCTCGACTGCATCTGCAAACACCCTAATTCCAAATGAGGGTGTATGTTCCAGCATCATTTTGCGGGACACGGTTCAGCCCATACTGAGGGTAACAGTCCacttttcttgaagattttttctctctttttagctATGTGAAGGGCATCTATTCCTTTGGATTGATGGAAACCAACTTCTACGATAAGGCAGAGAAGCTTGCCAAAGAGGTAAGAGGGCCCTTGCCGAGGGGCCGCCCCCTCAGGGAGGGGCGTTGGGTGGGCAGAGCACACACGACCCCCCACTGGTCTCCCTTTCCTCAGAGACCCCTTGGAGGGGCTCTCTCTGCAAACTGCCTCCACAGGCCAGGAGGGTGAATGAGACTGGGGGAGGCTGCGTTCGCCTCTCCCTCAGGGCCCCACGGGAGGCAGCTCTGGGCTCCCCCAGCCCTGTCTGTCTCAGTCCAGTGCTTCACGGAGCCGCCCCATGATTGCAAACAAAGGCTGCCTCCAGGAGGGCTCCATCCTGGGGGCTGGGCTCCTGCTCCGGAGGGAGGGAACCCCGGTGAAGGGTGCAGAGGAGTGTGGTTTGGCTAAGTGCTTCCTGTCAGCCGGTCCGTCCCACCATGCTCGCCCGATGGGCTGGCTGGTACCCAGGCGCATGGTGGGCGCCCCTCAGCAGGGGCCCAGGACCAAGCAGCAGGCTGCAGGGGTGGACCTGGGGCATGGGATGTCCTCTGTGGCCCTTGGAGTCCCTGtcctccagcccttctcctcaCTGGAGTGGAAACTGAGGCCGGGGGAGGGGCTGTCACGCTTTCCGGCGCCTGGCTCAGTGTGGCACACCCACTCTAATGTGCTCATGCCCTCTACCACGAGGCACTCATCTCTTCATTGTCCCGAGGAGGGGCTCACAGCTCAGAGAGAAGCCAAGGCTGGAGCCTGCTCAAGTCCACGCAGCtcagggagggcagagcaggtgctcagccGGGCCACCTGACCGGACCACAGTCCTCTAGGCTGCCTGGGCCAGACCCGGCTTCCCAGCATCCCCACCAGTGTTCCTCCCCCAAACGTTGCCCTAGTTGGCCCCCAGTACCCCTCCCCAGGAGGCAGCCAGCACCCCTTGGTGGCCGAAGAGCCAGGAGGTTTCTGAAATCTGTTCTGGTTATAGAGATGGAGCCCAGACTTGAGTGCAGGGTGATGGTTCCCTGCTGCGTGGTGGTCTGGGCTCCATGGTCTGGGTAAGCAGGCCACACTGTCCATGGGGTCAGCCATAGGAAGGTGCCCTGGAGACCATGGCAGCTGGACCCCCTTGTTGGATCTTGTCCTTCTGGGCACCCAAGGGCAGGATGGTTTGAGAAGCCAGAGGGCTGACAAAGGTGCAGGCTTATGCCCCACTGGGAACAGGAGGTGGTGACATGAggagcccctccctgctcccttctttcccctttctcctgctGCACCCTCTCCTGCAGGTGCCACGCTCTGACCCCCACTCCAGTCTACCAGAGGTGATTACTGAGCAGGGCCCCACGGTGACAGTGACCACCAGGCCTCCAGGAGAGCAGGGGTGCACTGCACCTGGCTCCGCAGGAGTCTGGAGAGGCCTCGTGGTTGTGCTGCGTGccatgcgtgcgtgcgtgcgtgggCCCAGCGTCTGCAAGCCAAAAGCCAGGGGCAGGAAGAGCAAAGGGCTTCTGGCAGGGGAAGCCCTGCCTCAGCGGTCAGGAAGCCTGGAGCCGCTCCATAGGCTGACGCTTAGGGCGGAGGTGGGCGAGGCAGGCCCTGGGGGCaaaggctgggtggggagggggcggggacgGACCCGGTGGGCGGTTGTGTTGCGCTTTGAGACTTGACAATGAGGGGGGGCGGATCTTGGGAGGAAGCTGGTCAGGAGCCCGTCACAGAGGGTGGGGCCTTAATCTTGGAGGCTGCCCGGCTCCCTTCCCTGAGCTGCAGCCCTTGCCTGCGCCCAGCATGAGAGCAGTCATGGATCCCTTCTCGGGACACCCTATATCCCCAGGCCTGCTCAGCTGTGCCCCGCTGTCTCCCTAAGTGTCCTGGTCCTGCAGGGCTCTGCTCCAGGGTGCCCCTTGTCCCTAAGGGCACGTTCTTTCTTCCAGCGTCCCCACACGTGGCCTGGTGCAAACAGtgggtgggagcagagaggagggggttgCTGGGGACCACCTGTCAGCATAGACCCCATGGCAGGGCCCAGGCCAGGGACTCTGCCTCTGGGAAGGGCATGGGGCACTGAGGCAGGGGGACTGGGGGAAGTCGTGATCTGGTGTGGAGGACCTGGGCTCCTGCGGATTGTCCGCTGGGCCACTTCAAGCCTCAGCCTACTGCTCCGTGCCTGGCACTTGGGAGATGCCCAGGACGCATGAGCTGAACACAGGAGGAAAAGAACACTACAGTGGGAGGAATCCCACCTTGGGTCCTGCCTGCCTTGCCGGTCACTGTCAAGCTCGCTACTCATGTGAGTGCCTATCATTATGAATAGTAAGAACATCAGAATTAGCCCAGAAGGCCATTCATGGACATGTGGTTGTCCGCCAGGGGCAGCCAGGAGCCCGCGGGACACTTGGCAGTCTGCTCGGCATTCAGACACACCGCGGCCACTTCACCTCCACCCAGGACCAGACACACCCAGGGAGGAAGGCGGCGTTATGCTCCCTGGGGGGGagacaggcccagagaggccgGTTGGCATGTGGACTCAACTGTGTGCAGGAGGCCGTGGAAGGACCCAGCTGTGGTCTTGAGCCAGTCAGCCTGCCTCCCCGAGCTTAGTCCCTCACCTTTGAAATGGGCAGTGATATCCTCACCGGTAGCAGCGCACAGATGGGCAGCAGGGCTGGACTTGGGGATCACTGTTGCGTTgacccagagcccagggcccGCACTTGTGCTAACCTCAGTCACCCATCCAGCGCAGGCCCCTCATCCCTGCGTCACTTGGAGATGCGTTGTCACCAGGCAGCCTGACTAACCCACATTATCTCCAGTCGtcttccaccccctccccgtgCAGGCTTTATCGATTAACCCCACGGACGCATGGTCAGCGCACACCATTGCCCATATTCATGAGATGAAGGCAGAAATCAAGGACGGACTGGAGTTTATGCAGCACTCAGAAACCCACTGGAAGGTACGATCTTGTCCACAGGTCATCTGCCTGGAAAATCCCACGTATCCCCTAGAGTTAAGCCGAGGCTTTATGGACCGCAGTTTCAGAGTGCAGCTTAGCTCTGGGAAAACTTGTGTTCTGCTTAGAGGAGTTTCTGTCAAGCCGCAGTGTCCCCTGGGAGCCTCATGGCTCCCCA encodes the following:
- the TTC38 gene encoding tetratricopeptide repeat protein 38 isoform X2; amino-acid sequence: MASPAPLRDCQAWKDAGLPLSTASNEACKLFDATLTQYVKWTNDKSLGGIEGCLSKLKAADPNFAMGHAISNGLVLIGTGSSVRLDRELDLAVKTMVDVAQAQPLTQREQLHVSAVETFAKGNFSRACELWEQILWDHPTDMLALKFSHDAYFYLGYQEQMRDSVARIYPFWTPSIPLSSYVKGIYSFGLMETNFYDKAEKLAKEALSINPTDAWSAHTIAHIHEMKAEIKDGLEFMQHSETHWKDCDMLACHNYWHWALYLIEKGDYEAALTIYDNHVLPSLKASGAMLDVVDSCSMLYRLQMEGVSVGERWQDILPVTQQHSRDHILLFNDAHFLMASLGARDPQTTQEILTTLQDASEAPGENCQHLLAREVGLPLCQALVEAESGSPDRVVELLLPIRYRILQLGGSNAQRDVFNQLLIHGALNCTSGIHKNVARSLLMERDALKPNSPLTQRLIRKAAAVHLLQ
- the TTC38 gene encoding tetratricopeptide repeat protein 38 isoform X1, which encodes MTTTSWLSPRSFQSFTPLSALLFYKQGSPSALWRPKSPGQLGYSWASWGHKHASSCSEAPQPPAWKVYVKWTNDKSLGGIEGCLSKLKAADPNFAMGHAISNGLVLIGTGSSVRLDRELDLAVKTMVDVAQAQPLTQREQLHVSAVETFAKGNFSRACELWEQILWDHPTDMLALKFSHDAYFYLGYQEQMRDSVARIYPFWTPSIPLSSYVKGIYSFGLMETNFYDKAEKLAKEALSINPTDAWSAHTIAHIHEMKAEIKDGLEFMQHSETHWKDCDMLACHNYWHWALYLIEKGDYEAALTIYDNHVLPSLKASGAMLDVVDSCSMLYRLQMEGVSVGERWQDILPVTQQHSRDHILLFNDAHFLMASLGARDPQTTQEILTTLQDASEAPGENCQHLLAREVGLPLCQALVEAESGSPDRVVELLLPIRYRILQLGGSNAQRDVFNQLLIHGALNCTSGIHKNVARSLLMERDALKPNSPLTQRLIRKAAAVHLLQ